Proteins co-encoded in one Solidesulfovibrio sp. genomic window:
- a CDS encoding DnaJ domain-containing protein, whose translation MATDDPYALLGVAEDAEPETIRRAYRALAFACHPDLHPDDPEAAGRFVAVTEAFAVLADPDRRAACDRLRRAAGRVPGGFRPPDPVPAGESPFFVVPPPPAYRPGDDLRWSLDLPPGLARQGGRIAFEGGPSVLCPACGGAGRRLCPCWVCGGRGSIRQPWQGLVLSRTCPACAGRGLAPSPCPACGGRSLVPGSRPAVVTVPPGTVTGDVLVARGAGGLGIGGAPDGDLYFVARVLDPDAPV comes from the coding sequence ATGGCCACGGATGATCCCTATGCGCTGCTCGGCGTCGCCGAGGACGCCGAACCGGAAACGATCCGCCGGGCCTACCGGGCCTTGGCCTTTGCCTGCCATCCCGACCTCCACCCCGACGATCCCGAGGCCGCCGGCCGGTTCGTGGCCGTAACCGAGGCCTTCGCCGTCCTGGCCGACCCGGACAGGCGCGCCGCCTGCGACCGCCTGCGGCGGGCCGCCGGGCGGGTGCCGGGCGGCTTTCGGCCTCCCGATCCCGTCCCGGCCGGGGAGAGCCCGTTTTTCGTCGTCCCGCCGCCGCCGGCCTACCGGCCCGGGGACGACCTGCGCTGGAGCCTCGACCTTCCGCCTGGCCTGGCGCGGCAGGGCGGCCGGATCGCCTTCGAGGGCGGCCCGTCGGTTTTGTGTCCCGCCTGCGGCGGCGCGGGAAGGCGGCTTTGCCCCTGCTGGGTCTGCGGCGGGCGGGGGAGCATCCGGCAGCCCTGGCAGGGGCTTGTCCTGTCGCGGACCTGCCCGGCCTGCGCCGGTCGCGGTCTGGCTCCTTCCCCGTGCCCGGCCTGCGGCGGCCGCAGCCTGGTGCCCGGCTCGCGCCCGGCGGTGGTGACCGTGCCCCCGGGCACGGTCACGGGCGACGTCCTGGTGGCCCGGGGCGCCGGCGGGCTCGGGATCGGCGGCGCCCCGGACGGTGATCTGTATTTCGTGGCCCGGGTGCTTGACCCGGATGCGCCGGTCTGA
- a CDS encoding F0F1 ATP synthase subunit epsilon, with protein sequence MPKSLVLEIVTPDRRVFGQEVDAVTAPGVAGEFTILPLHIPFLSSLRVGSIAYKRDGAAQYVFVSGGFIEVTSSRVLVLAEVAEMPHEIDIDRARKARERAEARLVEQREAVDYARAKAALQRAITRIRLHEMAGGGLGLVRPGKPSVP encoded by the coding sequence ATGCCCAAAAGCCTGGTCCTGGAAATCGTGACGCCCGACCGCCGGGTGTTCGGGCAGGAAGTGGACGCCGTCACCGCCCCGGGCGTTGCCGGCGAATTCACGATCCTCCCCCTGCACATTCCCTTTCTCTCCTCGTTGCGGGTGGGCTCCATCGCCTACAAGCGCGATGGCGCGGCGCAGTATGTTTTCGTCAGCGGCGGCTTTATCGAGGTGACGTCGTCCCGGGTGCTTGTCCTGGCTGAAGTCGCCGAAATGCCGCACGAAATCGATATCGACCGGGCCCGCAAGGCCCGGGAGCGCGCCGAGGCCCGCCTGGTCGAGCAGCGGGAAGCCGTGGACTACGCCCGGGCCAAGGCCGCCTTGCAACGGGCGATCACGCGCATCCGGCTTCACGAGATGGCCGGCGGCGGCCTGGGCCTGGTCCGGCCGGGCAAACCCTCAGTTCCTTGA
- a CDS encoding F0F1 ATP synthase subunit gamma, whose translation MPALKDVKNKITAVKKTKQITKAMNMVASAKLRSAQARIERFRPYADKFYEMLGELAKGADPSVHPLLEAREEVKTVLLVVITSDRGLCGAFNNNIVTAALRLARAKAAEGKTVKILCVGRKGRDSFRRTDFEIVAAYVNEMGSFDFSLATRIGGEVIGGYVGGTYDEVIMAFGKFVSLAKQDPTLLPVLPLSPAEAGEAAEPSGPKAEYLYEPSVEGLLAELLPRFINVQIYRGLLDTSASEHAARMRSMDNATRNCDDLVSSLTLVYNKARQAAITKELMDIVGGSEALKG comes from the coding sequence ATGCCTGCGCTCAAAGACGTCAAAAACAAGATCACCGCGGTCAAGAAGACCAAGCAGATCACCAAGGCCATGAACATGGTGGCCTCGGCCAAGCTGCGCAGCGCCCAGGCGCGCATCGAGCGGTTTCGCCCCTATGCCGACAAGTTCTACGAAATGCTCGGCGAACTGGCCAAGGGGGCCGATCCCTCGGTCCATCCGCTGCTCGAGGCCCGGGAGGAAGTGAAGACCGTCCTTTTGGTCGTCATCACTTCGGACCGGGGCCTGTGCGGCGCGTTTAACAACAACATCGTCACGGCGGCCCTCAGACTGGCCCGGGCCAAGGCCGCCGAGGGCAAGACGGTCAAGATCCTGTGCGTGGGCCGCAAGGGCCGGGACTCCTTCCGCCGCACGGACTTCGAGATCGTCGCCGCCTACGTCAACGAAATGGGCTCCTTCGACTTCTCCCTGGCCACGCGCATCGGCGGCGAGGTCATCGGCGGCTATGTCGGCGGGACCTACGACGAAGTCATCATGGCCTTCGGCAAGTTCGTGAGCCTTGCCAAGCAGGATCCCACCCTGCTGCCGGTTCTGCCCCTGTCCCCGGCCGAGGCCGGCGAGGCGGCCGAACCCAGCGGTCCCAAGGCCGAATACCTCTACGAACCGTCGGTGGAAGGCTTGCTCGCCGAACTGCTGCCGCGGTTTATCAATGTCCAGATCTACCGCGGGCTGCTGGACACCTCGGCCAGCGAGCACGCCGCCCGCATGCGGTCCATGGACAATGCCACCAGGAACTGCGACGACCTCGTCAGCTCGCTGACCCTGGTCTACAACAAGGCCCGGCAGGCGGCCATCACCAAGGAACTGATGGACATCGTCGGCGGTTCCGAAGCACTCAAGGGATAA
- a CDS encoding cell division protein ZapA: MPSYNLSILGLDLSFKTDAQPERVDSAKALVEQRYNLLQAGGKPLGKEKLLAFVALGLADDVLMSHQRLEEFESRVGKLLTKID, translated from the coding sequence ATGCCCAGCTATAATTTGTCCATATTGGGCCTCGATTTGTCGTTTAAGACGGACGCGCAACCGGAGCGCGTCGATTCCGCCAAGGCGTTGGTGGAGCAACGATACAACTTGCTGCAGGCGGGCGGGAAACCTCTCGGCAAGGAGAAATTACTGGCCTTTGTCGCATTGGGTCTGGCCGACGACGTGCTTATGTCTCACCAGCGGCTCGAAGAGTTCGAATCCCGGGTCGGGAAGCTGCTGACCAAGATAGATTGA
- the atpA gene encoding F0F1 ATP synthase subunit alpha, giving the protein MQIKAEEISQIIEQQIQHYESRVEMSETGTVLSVGDQIARVYGVQNAMAMELLEFPGGVMGLVLNLEEDNVGVALLGEDTHIKEGDPVKRTGKIFSVPVGEAVAGRVIDPLGNPIDGLGPIDAKETREVEIKAPGIIARKSVHQPMYTGLKAIDAMTPIGRGQRELIIGDRQTGKTAVCLDAILAQKGQGVYCFYVAIGQKKSTVALVAETLRRYGAMEYTTIISATASEPASLQFIGAYSGCTMAEYYRDKGSHALIIYDDLSKQAVAYRQMSLLLRRPPGREAYPGDVFYLHSRLLERAAKLSDKLGAGSLTALPIIETQAGDVSAYIPTNVISITDGQVYLEPNLFNAGIRPAINVGLSVSRVGGAAQVKAMKQVAGTLRLDLAQYRELAAFAQFGSDLDKATQLKLNRGVRMVELLKQPQYKPMAVEEQVISLFAGTRGFMDDVPVEAVRKFEEGLQEYFHNAKSDILGEIRDKKALDEGLIAKLGAAIDEFKKGFKA; this is encoded by the coding sequence ATGCAAATCAAAGCGGAAGAGATCAGCCAGATCATCGAACAGCAGATCCAGCACTACGAGTCTCGCGTGGAAATGAGCGAGACCGGGACCGTGCTGTCCGTCGGCGACCAGATCGCCCGCGTCTATGGCGTGCAAAACGCCATGGCCATGGAGCTCCTGGAATTCCCTGGCGGCGTCATGGGTCTGGTGCTCAACCTGGAAGAGGACAACGTCGGTGTGGCCCTTCTCGGTGAGGACACCCACATCAAGGAAGGCGACCCGGTCAAGCGTACCGGCAAGATCTTCTCGGTGCCCGTCGGCGAGGCCGTGGCCGGCCGCGTCATCGACCCCCTGGGCAACCCCATCGATGGCCTTGGCCCCATCGACGCCAAGGAGACCCGCGAGGTCGAGATCAAGGCCCCGGGCATCATCGCCCGTAAGTCGGTCCATCAGCCCATGTACACCGGGCTCAAGGCCATCGACGCCATGACCCCCATCGGCCGCGGTCAGCGCGAGCTGATCATCGGCGACCGTCAGACCGGCAAGACCGCCGTCTGCCTCGACGCCATCCTGGCCCAGAAGGGACAGGGCGTGTACTGCTTCTACGTCGCCATCGGCCAGAAGAAGTCCACCGTCGCCCTGGTCGCCGAGACCCTGCGTCGCTACGGCGCCATGGAATACACCACCATCATTTCGGCCACCGCCTCCGAACCGGCCTCGCTCCAGTTCATCGGCGCCTACTCCGGCTGCACCATGGCCGAGTACTACCGCGACAAGGGCAGCCACGCCCTGATCATCTACGACGATCTTTCCAAGCAGGCCGTGGCCTACCGCCAGATGTCCCTGCTGCTGCGCCGTCCCCCCGGACGTGAGGCGTATCCGGGCGACGTCTTCTACCTGCACTCGCGCCTGCTCGAGCGCGCCGCCAAGCTGTCCGACAAGCTGGGCGCCGGCTCGCTTACCGCCCTGCCCATCATCGAGACGCAGGCCGGCGACGTGTCGGCCTACATCCCGACCAACGTCATCTCCATCACCGACGGACAGGTCTACCTCGAACCGAACCTGTTCAACGCCGGTATCCGCCCGGCCATCAACGTCGGCCTGTCGGTCTCCCGCGTCGGCGGCGCCGCCCAGGTCAAGGCCATGAAGCAGGTCGCCGGCACGCTGCGCCTGGACCTCGCCCAGTACCGCGAACTGGCCGCCTTCGCCCAGTTCGGTTCCGACCTGGACAAGGCCACCCAGCTCAAGCTCAACCGCGGCGTGCGCATGGTCGAACTGCTCAAGCAGCCCCAGTACAAGCCCATGGCCGTCGAGGAGCAGGTGATCTCGCTTTTCGCCGGGACCCGCGGCTTCATGGACGACGTGCCCGTCGAGGCGGTGCGCAAGTTCGAGGAAGGCCTGCAAGAGTACTTCCACAACGCCAAGAGCGACATCCTGGGCGAGATCCGGGACAAGAAGGCGCTCGACGAAGGCCTCATCGCCAAGCTCGGCGCGGCCATCGACGAGTTCAAGAAGGGCTTCAAGGCCTAA
- the glmU gene encoding bifunctional UDP-N-acetylglucosamine diphosphorylase/glucosamine-1-phosphate N-acetyltransferase GlmU yields the protein MHERIGALVLAAGKGTRMKSDAPKVLKTLLGEPMLRYGLDALAGLFGPRVLAVIGHRAALVEAAFPDMAGRFVLQAEQLGTGHALAAALPRLAAEGLEYVLVVNGDAPLVTAESLGVFVATALAGAADLAFVTIELPQAGAYGRVVRQGGAVRIVEAKDYDTARDGPVTGEINAGVYLLRLAAVAPLLADLRNDNAGGEYYITDLVGLAGGAGLSVLAVNRGDDPAYLGINSPRELVAAEERLRRRRIDALLDEGVLVRAADSVRVGPHVRVAPGAELCGPLELYGSTSIAAGAAIASHCVLRDAVIGENVTVQAFCHLEGARVAAGAQVGPYARLRPGAVLEEGAKVGNFVEMKKSTLGPGAKAGHLTYLGDATVGAAANIGAGTITCNYDGVRKHKTVIGEKAFIGSNSALVAPVTIGAGALVGAGSVITSDVPDGGLALGRGRQVTKTRK from the coding sequence ATGCACGAGCGCATCGGCGCACTGGTATTGGCCGCGGGCAAGGGCACGCGCATGAAAAGCGACGCGCCCAAGGTGCTCAAAACGCTCCTTGGCGAACCCATGCTGCGCTACGGCCTGGACGCCCTGGCCGGGCTTTTCGGGCCGCGCGTCCTGGCCGTGATCGGCCACCGGGCGGCGCTTGTGGAAGCGGCCTTTCCGGACATGGCCGGCCGGTTCGTGCTCCAGGCCGAGCAACTCGGCACCGGCCACGCCCTGGCCGCGGCCCTGCCGCGCCTGGCCGCCGAGGGCCTGGAGTACGTCCTCGTGGTCAACGGCGACGCGCCCCTGGTCACGGCCGAAAGCCTGGGCGTCTTTGTCGCCACCGCCCTGGCCGGCGCGGCCGATTTGGCCTTTGTCACCATCGAGCTGCCCCAGGCCGGGGCCTACGGCCGGGTGGTGCGCCAGGGCGGGGCGGTGCGCATCGTCGAGGCCAAGGACTACGACACCGCCCGCGACGGCCCGGTCACGGGTGAAATCAACGCCGGGGTCTACCTGCTGCGCCTGGCCGCCGTGGCCCCGCTGCTGGCCGACCTGCGCAACGACAACGCCGGCGGCGAATACTACATCACCGATCTGGTCGGGCTGGCCGGCGGGGCGGGGCTGTCCGTGCTGGCCGTCAACCGGGGCGACGACCCGGCCTACCTCGGCATCAACAGCCCCCGGGAACTGGTGGCGGCCGAGGAACGGCTGCGCCGGCGGCGCATCGACGCGCTGCTCGACGAGGGCGTCCTCGTGCGCGCCGCGGACAGCGTGCGCGTCGGCCCCCACGTGCGGGTCGCCCCGGGCGCGGAGCTGTGCGGCCCGCTGGAACTTTACGGCAGCACGTCCATCGCCGCCGGGGCCGCCATCGCCTCCCACTGCGTGCTGCGCGACGCGGTCATCGGCGAAAACGTCACGGTGCAGGCCTTCTGTCACCTGGAGGGCGCCCGGGTGGCCGCCGGGGCGCAGGTCGGCCCCTACGCCAGGCTGCGGCCCGGGGCCGTGCTGGAAGAGGGCGCCAAGGTCGGCAATTTCGTGGAGATGAAAAAATCCACCCTCGGCCCGGGCGCCAAGGCCGGCCACCTGACCTACCTGGGCGACGCCACGGTCGGCGCCGCAGCCAACATCGGCGCCGGCACCATCACCTGCAACTACGACGGGGTGCGCAAGCACAAGACGGTCATCGGCGAAAAGGCCTTCATCGGCTCCAACAGCGCCCTGGTCGCGCCGGTGACCATCGGCGCCGGCGCCCTTGTCGGGGCCGGATCGGTGATTACTTCCGATGTGCCGGACGGGGGGCTGGCCCTGGGGCGCGGCAGGCAGGTGACGAAAACGCGGAAATGA
- the rny gene encoding ribonuclease Y, translated as MEFSTIFMGLFGVGLGLPAGYYLDKWISQKTLNEARTLADRILDEARKEASAHKKEVVLAAQDELFRLKQELEKEYRDKIAAVEEKEEQILRRRERLEEKQEQIVQKESEMLAVEKRLTAKERELDEKGEALSRLAEEHDKRLQEISGLTMEEAKKRLMDEIESKTRHEAARMVRQIEMEAKETADKSGKKILALAIQRYAGDFVAEQTVTAVTLPSEEMKGRIIGREGRNIRALEAATGVDLIIDDTPETVILSAFSPLKRQIAKMALERLITDGRIHPARIEDIVKKCEQELDIKIREIGEQATFDSGVHGIHPELVRLLGQLQYRTSYSQNVLQHSLEVATLAGIMAAELGLDVKRAKRAGLLHDIGKAVDHEIEGPHALIGADLAKKFGEPADILHAIQAHHEDVPPKSVLATLVQAADSLSGARPGARKELLESYVKRLEELENLALDFDGVAKAYAIQAGREIRVMVDSENVDDDKTFLLCKDISKRIEDNLTYPGQIRVTVIREKRAVGFAK; from the coding sequence ATGGAATTCTCGACCATATTCATGGGCCTTTTTGGCGTGGGCCTGGGGCTGCCGGCGGGCTACTACCTCGACAAGTGGATTTCCCAGAAAACCCTGAACGAAGCCAGGACCCTGGCCGACCGTATCCTGGACGAGGCCCGCAAGGAAGCCTCGGCCCATAAAAAGGAAGTCGTCCTGGCCGCCCAGGACGAACTGTTCCGCCTGAAACAGGAACTGGAGAAGGAATACCGCGACAAGATCGCCGCCGTGGAGGAAAAGGAGGAGCAGATCCTGCGCCGGCGCGAACGCCTGGAGGAAAAGCAGGAGCAGATCGTCCAGAAGGAATCCGAGATGCTGGCCGTGGAAAAGCGGCTCACGGCCAAGGAGCGCGAACTCGACGAAAAGGGCGAGGCGCTCTCCCGCCTGGCCGAGGAGCACGACAAGCGCCTCCAGGAAATTTCCGGGCTGACCATGGAAGAGGCCAAGAAGCGCCTCATGGACGAAATCGAGTCCAAGACCCGCCACGAGGCCGCCCGCATGGTCCGCCAGATCGAGATGGAGGCCAAGGAAACGGCCGACAAGAGCGGCAAGAAGATCCTGGCCCTGGCCATCCAGCGCTACGCCGGCGATTTCGTGGCCGAGCAGACCGTCACCGCCGTGACCCTGCCCTCCGAGGAGATGAAGGGCCGCATCATCGGCCGCGAGGGCCGCAACATCCGCGCCCTGGAAGCGGCCACCGGCGTGGACCTCATCATCGACGACACGCCCGAGACCGTCATCCTCTCGGCCTTTTCGCCGCTTAAGCGGCAGATCGCCAAGATGGCCCTGGAGCGGCTGATCACCGACGGCCGCATCCACCCGGCCCGCATCGAGGATATCGTCAAAAAGTGCGAGCAGGAGCTCGACATCAAGATCCGCGAGATTGGCGAGCAGGCCACCTTCGACAGCGGCGTCCACGGCATCCACCCCGAACTCGTGCGCCTGCTGGGCCAGCTGCAATACCGTACCAGCTACTCGCAAAACGTGCTCCAGCATTCGCTCGAAGTGGCCACCCTGGCCGGCATCATGGCCGCCGAACTGGGCCTGGACGTCAAACGGGCCAAACGGGCGGGGCTGCTCCACGACATCGGCAAGGCCGTGGACCACGAGATCGAGGGCCCCCACGCCCTGATCGGCGCCGACCTGGCCAAGAAATTCGGCGAGCCCGCCGACATCCTCCACGCCATCCAGGCCCACCACGAGGACGTGCCGCCCAAGTCCGTGCTGGCAACCCTCGTCCAGGCCGCCGACAGCCTGTCCGGCGCCCGGCCCGGCGCCCGCAAGGAACTCCTGGAAAGCTACGTCAAACGCCTGGAGGAGCTGGAGAACCTGGCCCTGGACTTCGACGGCGTGGCCAAGGCCTACGCCATCCAGGCCGGCCGCGAGATCCGGGTCATGGTCGATTCCGAAAACGTCGACGACGACAAGACCTTTTTGCTGTGCAAGGACATCTCCAAGCGCATCGAGGACAACCTGACCTATCCCGGCCAGATCCGGGTCACGGTCATCCGCGAGAAGCGCGCGGTGGGCTTCGCCAAGTAG
- a CDS encoding F0F1 ATP synthase subunit epsilon, with the protein MAQLLLEIVTPDKLVLSQDVEYVGAPGLLGEFGVMANHIPFLSALGIGSLMYKSGGKAHYVFVSGGFAEVSGNKVTILAEVAERPEDIDVERARKAQERAKQRLEREKEQVDFARAQAALQRAFFRMKVRESAGTVASLAH; encoded by the coding sequence ATGGCCCAACTCCTCCTTGAAATCGTCACTCCGGACAAGCTCGTCTTGTCCCAGGACGTGGAGTATGTGGGCGCGCCGGGTCTGCTGGGTGAGTTCGGCGTCATGGCCAATCACATTCCGTTCCTGTCCGCCCTCGGCATTGGAAGCCTCATGTACAAGTCCGGCGGCAAGGCGCACTACGTCTTCGTCTCCGGCGGCTTCGCCGAAGTGTCCGGGAACAAGGTGACCATCCTGGCCGAGGTGGCCGAGCGCCCCGAGGACATCGACGTCGAGCGCGCCCGCAAGGCCCAGGAACGGGCCAAGCAGCGCCTGGAACGCGAAAAGGAACAGGTCGACTTCGCCCGGGCCCAGGCCGCCCTGCAACGTGCCTTCTTCCGCATGAAAGTGCGCGAGTCCGCCGGCACCGTCGCCTCCCTGGCCCACTAG
- a CDS encoding ATP synthase F0 subunit B encodes MAALAYASGDAEQGAEAAHHGLNWKDFLFRVVNFVLVFAVIAKLAGKKIAGFFRGRTQGIENQLSDLDVRKADAAKRLADIEASISNLAEEKLKIEEEYRRQGEALRDSIVAAAEAKAAQIREQAGVAAEAEARVAVQKLRAELADSVVAAATTMLQKKLTAKDQEKLVDEYLTKVVFN; translated from the coding sequence ATGGCCGCCCTGGCCTACGCGTCCGGGGATGCCGAGCAGGGCGCGGAAGCGGCTCACCACGGGCTGAACTGGAAGGATTTCCTGTTCCGCGTGGTCAACTTCGTGCTGGTCTTCGCCGTGATCGCCAAGCTGGCCGGCAAGAAGATCGCGGGTTTCTTCCGCGGCCGCACGCAGGGAATCGAGAACCAGCTGTCCGACCTTGACGTGCGCAAGGCCGACGCCGCCAAGCGCCTGGCCGACATCGAGGCTTCCATCAGCAATCTGGCCGAGGAGAAGCTGAAAATCGAGGAAGAGTACCGCCGGCAGGGCGAGGCCCTTCGCGATTCCATCGTCGCCGCCGCCGAGGCCAAGGCCGCCCAGATCCGCGAGCAGGCCGGCGTCGCCGCCGAGGCCGAGGCCAGGGTCGCCGTGCAGAAGCTGCGCGCCGAACTGGCCGATTCCGTGGTGGCCGCCGCCACGACCATGCTGCAAAAGAAGCTGACCGCCAAGGACCAGGAAAAGCTTGTGGATGAATACTTAACAAAGGTGGTGTTCAATTGA
- a CDS encoding polymer-forming cytoskeletal protein, with amino-acid sequence MGKHDINAFLGAGTSFTGRLAFDGVVRIDGAFDGEIVSGGTLLVGQKARIAGRIAVGRLTCGGSVAAEVTAAAKVTVTATGHLTGSVRTPVLVVEEGGGLDGEVVMGEDAAVAVPRAALAPGGAGNVPE; translated from the coding sequence GTGGGCAAACACGACATCAACGCGTTTTTGGGGGCCGGCACGTCCTTTACGGGGCGGCTGGCCTTTGATGGCGTGGTGCGCATCGACGGGGCGTTCGACGGGGAAATCGTGTCCGGGGGCACGCTGCTGGTGGGCCAAAAAGCGCGCATCGCCGGCCGGATCGCGGTGGGGCGCCTGACCTGCGGCGGCAGCGTCGCCGCCGAGGTGACGGCCGCGGCCAAGGTGACGGTGACGGCCACGGGGCATCTGACCGGTTCCGTGCGCACGCCGGTGTTGGTGGTGGAGGAGGGCGGCGGCCTGGATGGGGAGGTGGTCATGGGCGAGGACGCGGCCGTGGCCGTGCCCCGGGCGGCCCTGGCTCCCGGCGGGGCGGGCAACGTCCCGGAATAG
- the atpD gene encoding F0F1 ATP synthase subunit beta, which yields MSATSGNVGKIVQVIGAVLDVEFPEGKLPNILNALSIKNTNNPYAEDLVVEVAQHLGDNVVRCIAMDSTDGLVRGMTAVDTGTAITVPVGKAALGRILNVVGRPVDEMGPVDAAAHWSIHRPAPAFVDQSTSIELLETGIKVIDLLIPFPKGGKLGLFGGAGVGKTVVLMELINNIAKHHGGLSVFAGVGERTREGNDLYNEFKEADILGKATLVYGQMNEPPGARARVALTALTCAEYLRDEEGQDVLLFIDNIFRFTQAGSEVSALLGRMPSAVGYQPTLGTDLGGLQERITSTTKGSITSVQAVYVPADDLTDPAPATTFSHLDGTLVLSRQIAELGIYPAVDPLDSTSRILDPLVLGGDHYATAREVQQILQKYKDLQDIIAILGMDELSDEDKLTVARARKIQRFLSQPFFVAAQFTGKEGRYVKLEDTIKGFKEIIEGKHDDIPEGAFYMVGDINEAVENAKKG from the coding sequence ATGAGCGCCACAAGCGGTAATGTCGGAAAAATCGTGCAGGTCATCGGCGCCGTTCTCGACGTCGAGTTTCCTGAAGGCAAACTGCCGAATATCTTGAATGCTCTCAGCATCAAGAACACCAACAACCCCTACGCCGAAGACCTCGTGGTCGAAGTCGCCCAGCACCTCGGCGACAACGTCGTGCGCTGCATCGCCATGGATTCCACCGATGGCCTGGTGCGCGGCATGACCGCCGTGGACACCGGCACGGCCATCACCGTCCCGGTCGGCAAGGCCGCCCTGGGCCGCATCCTCAACGTCGTGGGCCGTCCCGTGGACGAAATGGGCCCGGTCGACGCCGCCGCCCACTGGTCGATCCACCGCCCGGCCCCGGCCTTCGTGGACCAGTCCACCAGCATCGAACTGCTCGAAACCGGCATCAAGGTCATCGACCTGCTGATCCCCTTCCCCAAGGGCGGCAAGCTGGGCCTGTTCGGCGGCGCCGGCGTGGGCAAGACCGTCGTGCTCATGGAACTCATTAACAACATCGCCAAGCACCACGGCGGCCTGTCGGTCTTCGCCGGCGTCGGCGAGCGCACCCGCGAGGGCAACGACCTCTACAACGAGTTCAAGGAAGCCGACATCCTGGGCAAGGCCACGCTTGTTTACGGCCAGATGAACGAGCCCCCCGGAGCCCGTGCCCGCGTCGCCCTGACCGCCCTGACTTGCGCCGAATACCTGCGCGACGAGGAAGGCCAGGACGTGCTGCTGTTCATTGACAACATCTTCCGTTTCACCCAGGCCGGCTCCGAAGTCTCCGCGCTGCTTGGCCGCATGCCCTCCGCGGTCGGCTACCAGCCGACGCTCGGCACCGACCTTGGCGGCCTCCAGGAGCGCATCACCTCCACGACCAAGGGTTCCATCACCTCGGTCCAGGCCGTGTACGTGCCCGCCGACGACTTGACCGACCCCGCGCCGGCCACGACGTTCTCGCACCTCGACGGCACGCTGGTCCTTTCGCGGCAGATCGCCGAGCTCGGCATCTACCCCGCGGTCGACCCGCTGGATTCCACCTCGCGCATCCTGGACCCCCTGGTCCTGGGCGGCGACCACTACGCCACGGCCCGCGAAGTCCAGCAGATCCTCCAGAAGTACAAGGACCTCCAGGACATCATCGCGATTCTGGGCATGGACGAGCTCTCCGACGAGGACAAGCTCACCGTGGCCCGGGCCCGCAAGATCCAGCGCTTCCTGTCCCAGCCCTTCTTCGTCGCCGCCCAGTTCACCGGCAAGGAAGGCCGCTACGTGAAGCTCGAGGACACCATCAAGGGCTTCAAGGAAATCATCGAAGGCAAGCACGACGACATCCCCGAAGGCGCCTTCTACATGGTGGGCGACATCAACGAGGCCGTTGAAAACGCCAAGAAAGGATAA
- the atpH gene encoding ATP synthase F1 subunit delta: protein MTGNIVARRYAKALFALAKKAGKKAPAEYGKDLEAFAEVLEASPDLLRVFANPVIAAEDKKAVLAGVVGKLGLKPMVANFLSLLADKDRLSFVLEVSAYYRTLLDEAEGVLRGQLVTAYTLTDQRQDQIKAKLEKQSGKKLVLSFGVDPAILGGVLLKVGDKVLDASLRAQLEILKEQIKRGE, encoded by the coding sequence TTGACCGGCAACATCGTCGCGCGCCGTTACGCCAAGGCGCTCTTCGCGCTGGCCAAAAAGGCCGGCAAGAAGGCACCGGCGGAGTACGGCAAGGATCTCGAGGCGTTCGCCGAGGTCCTTGAGGCGTCCCCGGACCTGCTTAGGGTCTTCGCCAACCCCGTCATCGCCGCCGAGGACAAGAAGGCGGTGCTGGCCGGCGTGGTGGGCAAGCTCGGCCTGAAGCCCATGGTAGCCAACTTCCTTTCCCTTCTGGCCGACAAGGACCGGCTGTCCTTCGTGCTGGAAGTCTCCGCCTACTACCGGACCTTGCTGGACGAGGCCGAGGGCGTGCTGCGCGGCCAGCTCGTCACCGCCTACACCCTGACCGACCAGCGGCAGGACCAGATCAAGGCCAAACTCGAGAAGCAGTCCGGCAAGAAGCTGGTGCTTTCCTTCGGCGTCGATCCCGCCATCCTCGGCGGCGTGCTCCTCAAGGTCGGCGACAAGGTGTTGGACGCGAGCCTTCGCGCTCAACTTGAAATATTGAAAGAACAAATCAAGAGGGGTGAGTAG
- the zapB gene encoding cell division protein ZapB encodes MDIFDTLEGRVGELLARKKALEEENAALRAEASQLAAEKKAVAERIDRLLEKLQGELDG; translated from the coding sequence ATGGACATTTTCGATACGCTTGAAGGACGCGTGGGTGAGCTCCTGGCCCGTAAAAAGGCCCTTGAGGAGGAAAACGCCGCGCTTCGGGCCGAGGCGTCCCAGCTTGCCGCGGAGAAAAAAGCCGTGGCCGAACGCATCGACCGCCTCCTGGAAAAGCTCCAGGGGGAGCTCGATGGCTAG